In the Streptomyces sp. 3214.6 genome, TGCGGGAACGGCGGGAAACGACCGGATTCCGACGGCGGTCGGGCAGCCCCGCGAGGCGCCGATACCGGGGGCAACTGCCGGAAGGGTGTGCGCCTCCCGGGCGAATGCGCTACCGTCCCGGGCCGCGCTCCCGCCTCCACCCCTTCGCTTCCGCCACCGGCGGGCGACCCGCCACGCGCCGCGGCGACCAGACCGGCCTTACTGGCCTTACCGGCTCTGCCGGCTCTGCCGGCCCTGCCTGCCCTGCCTGCCCTGCCTGCCCTGCCTGCCCTGCCTGCCCTGCCTGCCCTGCCTGCCCTGCCTGCCCTGCCTGCCCTGCCTGCCCTGCCTGCCCTGCCTGCCCTACTTCACCGGTAGGTGGTAGGCGACCTGGTAGCGGTCGGCCGGGATCACCACGTCGGCCGTCTCGACCGGGCGGCCGGAGGCGTAGTACGTGCGGTGGACGACCAGGACGACGTGTCCCGGGACGCCACCGAGCGTGAGGAGTTCCTCGGCGAGACCGGGCCGGGCGCCGACCTCCTCCGTGACGTTGTCGACGATGACGTCGATGGCGCGCATCCGCTCGACGACACCCATGCCGCCGAGCGGACCCTCCTCGGGCAGCATGACGGGCGTGCGGCCGGTGACGGCGAGGGGCTCCCAGGAGGTGGACAGCATCATCGCCTCGCCGGCCTCCCGGAAGACGTACTTGGTGCGCATCACGCGGTCGCCGGCCTGGATACCCAGCCGCTCCGCGACGTCGACGCACGCCTCGACCTGCTCGCTGCTGGACTCCCAGGTCCCGCGGTGGTGGCCCTCGGCCTGCTCCTGACGGAACGGCGTGGCGCCGCTGACGGGGCGGTAGCCGGAGCGGGCGATCCGGCGCGGCACGGGTCGCTCACGCACGTACGTGCCCGACCCGGAGCGGCCCTCGACGAGGCCCTCGGCCATCAGCACCTTGCGCGCCTCGAGCGCGACCGTGTCGGAGACGCCGTACT is a window encoding:
- a CDS encoding GntR family transcriptional regulator, whose translation is MTFGEQPAYLRVAGDLRKKITDGSLPPHTRLPSQARIREEYGVSDTVALEARKVLMAEGLVEGRSGSGTYVRERPVPRRIARSGYRPVSGATPFRQEQAEGHHRGTWESSSEQVEACVDVAERLGIQAGDRVMRTKYVFREAGEAMMLSTSWEPLAVTGRTPVMLPEEGPLGGMGVVERMRAIDVIVDNVTEEVGARPGLAEELLTLGGVPGHVVLVVHRTYYASGRPVETADVVIPADRYQVAYHLPVK